The following proteins are co-located in the Alphaproteobacteria bacterium genome:
- a CDS encoding universal stress protein, translating into MPYKDILVHVDSSKNCPSRIELAVSVARTQNAHLIGLFIATAPDVPEFVQSLMGQQVQDLQARFQKEAQEQARKMWDEATGQSGLSLEWRAVEGDPVEQLSMHGRYADLVVVGQRDNSIGGDGGSVDIADELVFELGRPVMVVPYIGNFKKLGERVMVAWNASRESTRAVGDTIPLLRDAKQVVVLAINPHGGQSGHGAVPGADISQHLARHNVKAEAQHVFAEDIDVGNMLLSRAADENIDLIVMGCYGRSRLREMVLGGATRHIMRHMTVPVIMSH; encoded by the coding sequence ATGCCCTACAAGGATATTCTGGTGCATGTCGATAGTTCCAAGAATTGCCCGTCTCGGATCGAGTTGGCGGTTTCAGTGGCGCGGACGCAGAACGCCCATCTGATCGGCCTGTTCATCGCCACGGCGCCCGACGTGCCGGAATTTGTCCAGTCGCTCATGGGCCAGCAGGTGCAAGATCTTCAAGCCCGCTTCCAGAAGGAAGCGCAGGAGCAGGCGCGCAAGATGTGGGACGAGGCTACCGGGCAATCGGGCTTGTCGCTGGAATGGCGCGCCGTCGAGGGCGATCCGGTCGAGCAATTGTCGATGCATGGGCGTTACGCCGATCTGGTGGTGGTGGGGCAGCGCGACAATTCTATCGGCGGCGACGGCGGATCGGTCGACATTGCCGATGAATTGGTGTTCGAACTGGGCCGTCCGGTGATGGTGGTGCCTTATATCGGAAACTTCAAGAAGCTGGGCGAGCGCGTCATGGTGGCCTGGAACGCTTCGCGCGAAAGTACGCGCGCCGTCGGCGACACCATTCCCTTGCTGCGCGACGCCAAGCAGGTCGTGGTGCTGGCGATCAATCCCCATGGCGGGCAGAGCGGGCACGGCGCCGTTCCCGGCGCCGACATCTCGCAGCATCTGGCCCGCCACAATGTCAAGGCAGAGGCCCAGCATGTGTTCGCCGAGGACATTGATGTCGGCAATATGCTGCTCTCCAGGGCCGCCGACGAGAATATCGACCTGATCGTCATGGGGTGCTATGGCCGCTCGCGATTGCGCGAAATGGTGCTGGGCGGCGCAACCCGCCATATCATGCGCCACATGACCGTTCCCGTGATCATGTCGCACTGA